The following are from one region of the Gammaproteobacteria bacterium genome:
- a CDS encoding HDOD domain-containing protein, whose amino-acid sequence MISNEEIEQVIQKLPSLSTVAMEVVRMIDSEGCDLATLEKKISQDQCLSARILRIANSPFYGFSGEITSTKEACVILGMYTIRNVAITAAVYMFFSPQTQKETIDYTALWKHAFYVGTAAKVLARHHGYEQNLAFTAGLLHDIGKLVLEVCFPTEFSKVRQYCNIENCSTWEAEATVFGMDHTMVGAKLAAHWNFPSPIRAAIERHHTPDQREHSPVVDLVHIADILSTIAEGKGDNQLLLSHMSPGAAQRIGMDIGKCEAIFAEIEHLNASIAFD is encoded by the coding sequence ATGATCAGTAACGAAGAGATCGAACAGGTTATCCAGAAGCTACCTTCCCTTTCCACGGTTGCCATGGAAGTGGTGAGAATGATAGACAGCGAGGGATGCGATCTTGCTACGCTGGAAAAGAAAATTAGCCAGGATCAATGCCTGTCTGCTCGGATATTGAGGATTGCAAATTCACCTTTTTACGGATTTTCAGGAGAAATAACTTCCACTAAAGAGGCTTGTGTCATTTTGGGGATGTACACCATCCGCAATGTTGCCATTACAGCGGCTGTTTATATGTTTTTTTCTCCTCAAACGCAGAAAGAAACCATTGATTACACAGCTCTTTGGAAGCATGCATTTTATGTTGGAACAGCAGCCAAGGTCTTGGCAAGGCATCATGGTTATGAGCAGAACCTGGCTTTTACAGCCGGGCTGTTGCATGACATTGGGAAACTGGTTCTGGAGGTCTGCTTTCCCACGGAATTTTCCAAGGTGAGACAATATTGTAATATTGAGAATTGTTCAACCTGGGAAGCCGAAGCTACAGTATTTGGAATGGATCACACCATGGTTGGCGCAAAATTGGCAGCGCACTGGAATTTTCCGTCACCGATACGGGCGGCCATTGAGAGGCATCATACACCAGATCAGAGGGAACATTCCCCGGTTGTCGATCTGGTGCATATCGCTGATATCCTGTCCACAATAGCCGAGGGGAAGGGCGACAACCAACTGCTTCTGTCACATATGTCGCCTGGTGCGGCGCAAAGGATTGGGATGGACATAGGCAAGTGCGAAGCGATTTTTGCCGAGATAGAACATCTCAATGCTTCCATTGCGTTTGATTGA
- a CDS encoding DUF3501 family protein, whose product MQKLTRADLHSLEKYAEVRAEFRGWVMAHKKNRQVPIGPHAMLYFEDRFTVQYQIQEMLRAERIFEVEGIEEELATYNPLIPDGRNWKATFMIEYTNVGERQKALAGMIGIEDRVWVQVDSFERIWAIADEDLARENEQKTSAVHFLRFELTPEMVSAAKADAVIAMGIGHEAYTYYVDSTPDAVRAALAADFD is encoded by the coding sequence ATGCAAAAACTGACACGCGCTGATTTACACAGCCTCGAAAAATACGCCGAAGTCCGCGCCGAGTTCCGTGGCTGGGTGATGGCACACAAGAAAAACCGCCAGGTGCCCATCGGGCCGCATGCCATGCTGTATTTTGAGGATCGTTTTACCGTCCAATACCAGATTCAGGAGATGCTGCGCGCTGAGCGGATTTTTGAGGTCGAAGGCATCGAAGAGGAATTGGCGACGTATAATCCACTGATTCCCGATGGCAGAAACTGGAAGGCCACCTTCATGATTGAATATACTAATGTCGGTGAACGCCAGAAGGCACTCGCCGGTATGATCGGCATCGAAGACCGTGTCTGGGTGCAGGTTGATAGCTTTGAACGTATCTGGGCGATAGCCGATGAGGATCTGGCGCGTGAGAATGAGCAAAAAACCTCTGCGGTGCACTTCCTCCGGTTCGAATTAACCCCGGAGATGGTATCGGCAGCCAAGGCGGATGCGGTCATCGCGATGGGAATAGGCCATGAGGCTTATACCTATTATGTAGACTCTACTCCTGACGCAGTGCGTGCTGCGCTGGCTGCGGATTTTGATTAA
- the rlmJ gene encoding 23S rRNA (adenine(2030)-N(6))-methyltransferase RlmJ, which translates to MNYRHSYHAGNFADVFKHTVLSLLLQSLHAKEKPFCYLDTHAGAGLYDLHATPAQKTGEYRQGIGHFWGTQNVPQEMAGYLSAVHAINEDDALRYYPGSPRIARHFLRPQDRMVLMELHPEEAHALKQEFRGDAQVHVHEMDGFLGLKGFLPPPERRGLVLIDPPFERTDDFEQLLEGLKTAHQRWSTGIYALWYPLKDWQVVQRFHQQLVASGLRKLLLAEIQLHAEPLPGQLFGCGMIIMNPPWRLDETLQNLLPKLMAGLHAAKGRVRVEWLVPE; encoded by the coding sequence GTGAATTATCGCCACAGTTATCACGCCGGCAATTTTGCCGATGTATTCAAACACACCGTTCTGTCCTTGTTGCTGCAATCGTTGCACGCCAAAGAAAAGCCATTCTGTTATCTCGACACGCATGCAGGTGCTGGTCTTTATGACCTGCACGCCACTCCCGCGCAAAAGACCGGGGAATATCGGCAGGGGATCGGGCATTTCTGGGGAACACAGAATGTGCCACAGGAAATGGCGGGATATCTCTCCGCCGTGCATGCTATCAATGAAGACGATGCATTGCGCTATTATCCCGGCTCACCGCGGATCGCGCGGCACTTCCTGCGCCCGCAGGACCGTATGGTACTCATGGAGTTGCATCCCGAAGAAGCGCATGCCCTAAAACAGGAATTCCGTGGTGATGCGCAAGTTCATGTGCATGAGATGGATGGATTCCTCGGTCTGAAGGGCTTTCTGCCCCCTCCAGAAAGACGCGGCCTGGTGCTGATAGATCCGCCATTTGAAAGAACCGATGATTTTGAACAGTTGCTCGAAGGGCTGAAGACCGCGCACCAGCGCTGGAGCACGGGTATATATGCGCTGTGGTATCCGCTAAAGGATTGGCAGGTCGTACAGCGTTTTCATCAACAGCTCGTTGCCAGCGGACTGCGAAAACTGTTGCTGGCCGAGATCCAGCTTCATGCCGAACCCCTGCCTGGGCAATTATTTGGGTGCGGCATGATCATCATGAATCCACCGTGGCGGCTCGACGAGACCTTGCAAAACCTGTTACCCAAGTTGATGGCTGGGTTACACGCCGCAAAGGGGCGGGTGAGGGTGGAGTGGCTGGTGCCGGAATAA
- a CDS encoding rubrerythrin family protein translates to MNLKGSKTEENLQAAFAGESQANRRYLYFAAKADVEGYNDVSAVFRSTAEGETGHAHGHLEYLEVCGDPATGLPIGATADNLKAAIAGETHEYTDMYPGMAKAAREEGFDEIADWFETLAKAERSHANRFKKALDSLGS, encoded by the coding sequence ATGAACCTGAAAGGCAGCAAAACCGAAGAGAATCTGCAGGCCGCCTTCGCGGGCGAATCCCAGGCTAATCGCCGTTACCTGTATTTCGCCGCCAAGGCCGATGTGGAAGGCTACAATGATGTATCCGCAGTGTTCCGTTCAACTGCGGAAGGTGAGACAGGCCATGCGCATGGCCACCTGGAATATCTGGAGGTCTGCGGTGATCCAGCTACCGGCCTGCCCATTGGTGCTACCGCCGACAACCTGAAGGCGGCGATTGCCGGTGAAACCCACGAATACACCGACATGTACCCCGGCATGGCCAAGGCGGCGCGTGAAGAAGGCTTTGATGAGATCGCAGACTGGTTCGAGACCCTCGCCAAGGCCGAGCGTTCTCATGCCAACCGCTTCAAGAAGGCGTTGGATAGCCTGGGCAGCTAA
- a CDS encoding response regulator has protein sequence MESTLLIKFFTFLPTTLSNQALPGERITCKITIVDMSCQLCQAFVFRRNNREEMERTLLLVDDEENILSSLARLFRRDGYRILRANSGAGGLEILANNAVNVIISDQRMPEMTGTQFLCRVKELYPDTIRMVLSGYTELESITDAINQGAIYKFLTKPWDDDQLRANVQEAFRDFELRMENGRASDNLSAANNELMNLNHDLEKRYDEKNREAQFGLRALQISQKVLEELPVAVLGIGGDKVIVVANRAAHEMFGNGIGLVGQLSDDVFPASIHGLYRDASEQTTSVSCVTQLEEEHHVEVHCSPFLHACQAGGVILVMIPRKHERNHDQ, from the coding sequence ATGGAAAGTACGCTCCTGATCAAGTTTTTTACCTTTTTGCCGACAACACTAAGTAATCAAGCCCTGCCTGGCGAGCGCATTACCTGCAAGATAACAATAGTAGATATGTCGTGCCAGCTCTGCCAGGCTTTTGTTTTTAGAAGAAATAATCGGGAAGAAATGGAACGAACTCTGTTATTGGTAGACGACGAAGAAAACATCCTTTCTTCGTTAGCGCGCCTTTTTCGTCGTGATGGCTACCGTATTTTAAGAGCAAATAGCGGTGCGGGCGGACTGGAAATTTTGGCTAATAACGCTGTGAACGTGATCATCTCGGATCAACGTATGCCGGAGATGACGGGCACACAATTTCTCTGCAGGGTTAAAGAATTATATCCAGACACCATACGTATGGTGCTCAGCGGATATACCGAGCTCGAATCCATCACTGATGCTATTAATCAGGGTGCTATCTATAAGTTTCTGACAAAGCCATGGGATGACGATCAATTGCGCGCTAATGTCCAGGAAGCGTTTCGGGATTTTGAATTGCGAATGGAGAATGGGCGTGCATCAGATAATTTGAGCGCTGCGAATAATGAGTTGATGAACCTTAATCATGATTTAGAAAAACGTTACGATGAAAAGAATCGAGAGGCACAGTTTGGTTTACGTGCACTGCAGATTTCCCAGAAAGTACTCGAAGAGTTGCCGGTGGCTGTGCTTGGTATTGGAGGTGACAAAGTAATTGTGGTGGCAAACCGCGCTGCTCATGAAATGTTTGGTAATGGTATCGGGTTGGTGGGCCAACTTTCAGACGATGTTTTTCCTGCATCAATACATGGATTATATCGGGATGCATCTGAACAAACGACCTCTGTAAGTTGTGTCACTCAACTTGAGGAAGAGCATCATGTTGAGGTGCATTGCAGTCCATTTTTACATGCCTGCCAGGCGGGCGGTGTGATTTTAGTGATGATTCCACGAAAACATGAGCGCAATCATGATCAGTAA
- a CDS encoding heterodisulfide reductase-related iron-sulfur binding cluster, whose translation MSKPIANQREGSLEAPTRHPLDWKNPDFHDETSLLQELERVFDICHGCRRCFSLCQAFPTLFDAIDSSESLELDGVDKKVYWRVVDHCYLCDMCYMTKCPYVPPHPWNVDFPHLMLRAKAVKHRKGEYKLRDRMLASTDTVGVLAGIPVVVQVVNAANKNKTVRKIMDKIMGVHPDAILPEFHGNALRKRAAQRRAVEIIPVPTEQTRGKVALFGTCYGNRNEPQIGMDLITVLEHNGIPVTLAQKEQCCGMPKLELGDLEAVERAKEANIPVLARLVDEGWDIVAPVPSCVLMFKQELPLMFPDDPEVLKVRDAIFDPFEYLMLRHKEGRLNTDFKQSLGNISYHVACHLRVQNIGLKTRDVLQLVPDTQVDPIERCSGHNGTYAVKSEFHENSMKIGKPVFNRVRQAKADHYSSDCPMAGHQIENGLDDGSKPEHPMTLLRLAYGI comes from the coding sequence ATGTCAAAGCCGATTGCAAACCAACGGGAAGGCAGCCTCGAAGCGCCGACCCGTCACCCGCTGGACTGGAAAAATCCCGATTTTCATGATGAAACATCTCTGTTACAAGAGCTCGAGCGGGTATTCGACATCTGCCATGGTTGTCGGCGTTGTTTTAGCCTGTGCCAGGCGTTCCCCACGCTTTTTGATGCCATAGACTCGTCGGAAAGCCTTGAGCTGGATGGCGTTGATAAAAAGGTCTATTGGCGGGTGGTGGATCACTGCTACCTGTGCGACATGTGCTACATGACCAAATGTCCCTATGTGCCGCCGCATCCGTGGAATGTTGATTTTCCGCATTTGATGCTGCGCGCCAAGGCGGTCAAGCACCGCAAAGGGGAATACAAACTCCGCGACAGGATGCTCGCCTCGACTGATACTGTGGGTGTACTGGCAGGCATACCGGTGGTGGTTCAAGTAGTGAATGCCGCTAACAAGAACAAGACTGTGCGCAAGATAATGGACAAAATAATGGGCGTGCATCCGGACGCCATCTTGCCGGAATTCCATGGCAACGCCCTGCGCAAGCGTGCAGCGCAGCGCCGCGCAGTTGAAATAATCCCTGTGCCAACCGAGCAGACGCGCGGCAAGGTGGCGCTGTTTGGCACCTGTTATGGCAACCGCAATGAGCCGCAGATCGGCATGGATTTGATCACGGTACTTGAGCACAACGGCATCCCCGTGACCTTGGCGCAAAAAGAGCAATGCTGCGGTATGCCCAAGCTGGAGCTAGGCGATCTGGAGGCGGTAGAGCGCGCCAAAGAGGCCAACATTCCAGTGCTGGCAAGGTTGGTGGATGAGGGTTGGGATATCGTCGCGCCAGTGCCTTCCTGTGTGCTGATGTTCAAGCAGGAACTGCCCCTGATGTTTCCGGATGATCCAGAGGTGCTCAAGGTGCGTGATGCGATCTTTGATCCTTTTGAATATCTGATGCTGCGCCACAAGGAAGGCAGACTGAATACCGATTTCAAGCAGTCGTTAGGCAATATTTCTTATCATGTGGCCTGTCATCTGCGGGTGCAGAATATTGGGCTCAAGACCCGTGATGTTCTTCAACTGGTGCCGGATACCCAGGTTGATCCGATTGAGCGCTGTTCAGGGCATAATGGCACATACGCCGTGAAGAGCGAGTTTCACGAAAACTCAATGAAGATCGGCAAGCCGGTGTTTAATCGCGTGCGGCAGGCCAAGGCAGACCATTACAGCAGCGATTGCCCAATGGCAGGTCATCAAATTGAAAATGGTCTGGATGACGGCAGCAAGCCAGAGCACCCAATGACGCTGCTGCGCCTGGCGTATGGGATTTAA